Proteins encoded within one genomic window of Eurosta solidaginis isolate ZX-2024a chromosome 1, ASM4086904v1, whole genome shotgun sequence:
- the LOC137237016 gene encoding craniofacial development protein 2-like, producing the protein MRWTKQGRKNIKNCDIYWSGDTNKRSFGAGFEVGERLCRQVRVFTPAVERLTAIRIKATFFNISFICAHAPTEEKDDEVKDTFCEQLERTYERCPRHDIKVVLGDFNARVGQEGVFGPTVGKFSLHNGTSPNGLRLIDFVGDRNMVISSTRFIHKKIHKATWLSPDRNTRNQIDNVVIDGRHASSVLDVRTIRGPNIDSDHYLVATKIRTRLSAAKTKEQKEQGKLDVEKFQSQQTATRLSHL; encoded by the coding sequence atgcgttggacgaagcaaggaagaaagaacatcaaaaattgtgacatctattggagtggcgaTACGAATAAGCGAAGTTTCGGCGCCGGATTCgaggtgggagagagactttgtcgccaagttcggGTGTTCACGCCTGCGGTCGAGCGTCtcaccgctatccgaataaaggcaacattttttaatatatcattcatctgcgcccatgcgccgacagaggagaaagacgatgaggtgaaagacactttttgtgaacaattagaacgcacatacgagcgctgcccccgccacgatataaaagtcgtgcttggcgactttaacgccagggtaggccaagaaggtgtttttggccctacagtcggaaagttcagcctacacaatggaacttctcctaacggactgaggctgattgactttgtcggtgatcgaaacatggtcatatccagcacgaggttcattcataaaaagatacataaagctacatggctgtctcctgatcgaaatactcgcaatcaaatcgataacgttgtgatagacggacggcatgcctccagtgttttagatgtgcgtacgatccgaggacctaacatcgactcggatcattatctcgttgcaaccaaaatacgcacccgcctcagcgcggctaaaaccaaggaacaaaaagaacaaggaaagctagacgtcgaaaagtttcaatcacaacagactgcaactcgactctcacacctatga